The following proteins are co-located in the Streptomyces bottropensis ATCC 25435 genome:
- a CDS encoding SDR family NAD(P)-dependent oxidoreductase, with protein sequence MPVAIITGASKGLGRALGAALAERGWDLVLDARTAGALKEAAAELSAYGTRVEALPGDVTDAGHRAALTAAARELGGVDLLVNNASALGAEPLVRLEELALDGLRRALEVNVVAALGLVQEALPLLRASGAGAVIGVSSDAAAEAYGTWGGYGASKAALDRMSAVLAVEEPGLRVWAVDPGDMGTDLYAAAVPDDDEPRPGPGSVVPAFLRLLDERPVSGRYGARSLLEGR encoded by the coding sequence ATGCCCGTAGCGATCATCACGGGGGCTTCGAAGGGGCTGGGCCGGGCGCTGGGCGCGGCGCTGGCGGAGCGCGGGTGGGATCTGGTGCTGGACGCCAGGACCGCCGGGGCCCTGAAGGAGGCGGCGGCGGAGCTGTCGGCGTACGGAACACGGGTGGAGGCGTTGCCGGGGGACGTCACCGACGCCGGGCACCGGGCCGCGCTGACGGCGGCGGCGCGGGAGCTGGGCGGGGTCGACCTGCTGGTGAACAACGCGAGCGCGCTGGGCGCCGAGCCGCTGGTACGGCTGGAGGAGCTGGCCCTGGACGGGCTGCGGCGGGCCCTGGAGGTCAATGTGGTCGCGGCGCTGGGGCTGGTGCAGGAGGCGCTGCCGCTGCTGCGGGCCTCCGGGGCGGGCGCGGTGATCGGCGTCAGTTCCGACGCGGCGGCCGAGGCGTACGGGACGTGGGGCGGGTACGGGGCCTCGAAGGCGGCGCTGGACCGGATGTCGGCGGTGCTGGCCGTGGAGGAACCGGGGCTGCGGGTGTGGGCCGTCGATCCCGGGGACATGGGCACGGACCTGTACGCCGCGGCCGTACCGGACGACGACGAGCCGCGGCCCGGTCCGGGGAGCGTGGTCCCGGCGTTCCTGCGGTTGCTGGACGAGCGGCCGGTCAGCGGCCGGTACGGGGCACGGTCCCTGCTGGAGGGGCGATGA
- a CDS encoding GAF domain-containing sensor histidine kinase — translation MSHRPRSGLAAVSSALLAMSRHLEVRDVLKTIVASARELLDAEYAALGVPDDHGGFAQFVVDGVSDAQWKAIGPLPRQHGILAAMLHEAAPERLADVRKDPRFEGWPSAHPDLVDFLGLPIRDGDEVIGALFLANKRCPRPEGGCGFTEEDEDLLSILAQHAAIALTNARLYERSRELTIAEERSRLAHELHDAVSQKLFSLRLTAQAAATLVDRDPSRAKGELQQVAALAAEAVDELRAAVVELRPAGLDEDGLAATLRTQIHVLDRAHSARVTFSGRGARALPAAQEEAMLRVAQEALHNALRHSGAERVDVTLDRHGGGAVLRVTDDGVGFDTQIVRRQGRHLGLVSMRDRASGVGGRLTVESAPGKGTTIEMEVPGG, via the coding sequence ATGAGTCACCGTCCACGGTCCGGCCTCGCCGCGGTCAGCTCCGCGCTGCTGGCCATGAGCAGGCACCTGGAGGTGCGCGACGTCCTCAAGACGATCGTCGCCTCCGCGCGCGAACTGCTCGACGCGGAGTACGCGGCGCTCGGCGTCCCCGACGACCACGGCGGCTTCGCCCAGTTCGTCGTCGACGGCGTCAGCGACGCCCAGTGGAAGGCCATCGGCCCCCTCCCGCGCCAGCACGGCATCCTCGCCGCCATGCTCCACGAGGCCGCCCCCGAGCGCCTCGCCGACGTCCGCAAGGACCCGCGCTTCGAGGGCTGGCCGAGCGCGCACCCCGACCTCGTCGACTTCCTGGGCCTGCCCATCCGCGACGGCGACGAGGTCATCGGCGCCCTCTTCCTCGCCAACAAACGCTGCCCGAGGCCCGAGGGCGGCTGCGGCTTCACCGAGGAGGACGAGGACCTGCTGTCGATCCTCGCCCAGCACGCCGCGATCGCCCTGACCAACGCCCGCCTCTACGAGCGCAGCCGCGAGCTGACCATCGCCGAGGAGCGCTCCCGGCTCGCGCACGAACTCCACGACGCCGTCAGCCAGAAGCTGTTCTCCCTGCGCCTGACCGCCCAGGCCGCCGCCACCTTGGTCGACCGCGACCCCTCCCGTGCCAAGGGCGAACTCCAGCAGGTCGCCGCCCTCGCCGCCGAGGCCGTGGACGAGCTGCGCGCCGCCGTCGTCGAGCTGCGCCCCGCCGGGCTCGACGAGGACGGCCTCGCCGCCACCCTGCGCACCCAGATCCACGTCCTGGACCGTGCCCACAGCGCCCGTGTCACCTTCTCCGGCCGCGGCGCCCGCGCGCTGCCCGCCGCACAGGAGGAGGCCATGCTGCGCGTCGCCCAGGAAGCCCTGCACAACGCCCTGCGGCACTCGGGAGCCGAGCGGGTCGACGTCACCCTCGACCGCCACGGCGGCGGGGCCGTCCTACGGGTCACGGACGACGGCGTGGGCTTCGACACCCAGATCGTGCGCCGCCAGGGACGCCATCTCGGCCTGGTCTCGATGCGCGACCGGGCGAGCGGCGTCGGCGGCCGGCTGACCGTGGAATCGGCGCCCGGAAAGGGCACCACGATCGAGATGGAGGTCCCCGGTGGCTGA
- a CDS encoding response regulator produces MAETIKVLLVDDHQVVRRGLRTFLEVQDDIEVVGEAADGAEGVARAEELRPDVVLMDVKMPGMDGVDALRKLRELANPARVLIVTSFTEQRTVVPALRAGAAGYVYKDVDPDALAGAIRSVHAGHILLQPEVADALLSQEGANSGQGRGGSLTEREREVLGLIADGRSNREIARALVLSEKTVKTHVSNILMKLDLADRTQAALWAVRHGVT; encoded by the coding sequence GTGGCTGAGACAATCAAGGTGCTGCTCGTCGACGACCACCAGGTGGTCCGACGCGGCCTGCGCACCTTCCTGGAGGTGCAGGACGACATAGAGGTCGTGGGAGAGGCCGCCGACGGCGCCGAGGGAGTCGCCCGCGCCGAGGAACTCCGGCCCGATGTCGTCCTCATGGACGTCAAGATGCCGGGCATGGACGGCGTCGACGCCCTGCGCAAACTCCGCGAACTCGCCAACCCCGCACGCGTGCTCATCGTCACCAGCTTCACCGAACAGCGCACGGTCGTCCCGGCCCTGCGCGCCGGCGCCGCCGGGTACGTCTACAAGGACGTGGACCCCGACGCCCTCGCCGGTGCCATCCGCTCGGTGCACGCCGGGCACATCCTCCTGCAGCCGGAGGTCGCCGACGCGCTGCTGTCGCAGGAGGGGGCCAACTCGGGCCAGGGCAGGGGCGGTTCCCTCACCGAGCGGGAGCGCGAGGTGCTCGGTCTGATAGCCGACGGGCGCTCCAACCGCGAGATCGCCCGCGCGCTGGTGCTCTCCGAGAAGACGGTCAAGACCCACGTCTCGAACATCCTGATGAAACTCGACCTGGCGGACCGCACCCAGGCCGCGCTGTGGGCGGTGCGCCACGGTGTGACCTGA
- the chpE gene encoding chaplin ChpE — MKNLKKAAAVTMVAGGLVAAGAGMASATDGGAHADGKAIGSPGVVSGNVIQAPVHIPVNAVGNSVNVIGVLNPAFGNLGVNH, encoded by the coding sequence GTGAAGAACCTGAAGAAGGCCGCCGCTGTCACGATGGTGGCCGGTGGCCTCGTCGCCGCCGGTGCCGGCATGGCCTCCGCCACCGACGGCGGGGCGCACGCCGACGGCAAGGCCATCGGCTCGCCGGGCGTCGTCTCGGGCAACGTCATCCAGGCCCCGGTCCACATCCCGGTGAACGCGGTCGGCAACAGCGTGAACGTCATCGGTGTCCTGAACCCGGCCTTCGGCAACCTGGGTGTCAACCACTGA
- a CDS encoding chaplin family protein: MAGARSVCGSDPYDAGGARLTNFSKKAALTVTAAYLAAAASSGAAVADSSADSAAVGSQGVASGLVVQVPVDVPVTVTGLGADLVAALNPTFGNVTVDP, encoded by the coding sequence TTGGCCGGCGCACGATCCGTGTGCGGGTCGGACCCGTACGACGCAGGAGGAGCGCGGCTCACGAACTTCTCCAAGAAGGCCGCCCTGACCGTGACCGCCGCCTATCTCGCCGCGGCCGCCTCGTCCGGCGCCGCCGTCGCCGACTCGTCGGCCGACAGCGCGGCCGTCGGTTCCCAGGGCGTCGCCTCCGGCCTCGTCGTCCAGGTCCCCGTCGACGTCCCCGTCACGGTCACCGGCCTCGGTGCCGACCTCGTTGCCGCGCTCAACCCGACGTTCGGCAATGTCACGGTCGACCCCTGA
- a CDS encoding ABC transporter ATP-binding protein, with the protein MSDVLELEDVSVVREGRALVDQVSWSVKEGERWAILGPNGAGKTTLLNIASSYLYPSKGTATILGDTLGKVDVFELRPRIGMAGIAMAEKLPRRQTVLQTVLTAAYGMTATWNEDYEEIDELRARAFLDRLGMTDYVDRKFGTLSEGERKRALIARALMADPELLLLDEPAAGLDLGGREDLVRRLGRLARDPIAPSMIMVTHHVEEIPPGFTHVLMIRQGKVLAAGPLELELTSRNLSLCFGLPLVVDQLGERWTAHGLPLT; encoded by the coding sequence ATGAGCGATGTTCTGGAGCTGGAGGACGTATCCGTGGTCCGCGAGGGCCGGGCTCTGGTGGACCAGGTCTCCTGGTCGGTCAAGGAGGGCGAGCGCTGGGCCATCCTCGGCCCGAACGGCGCCGGCAAGACCACCCTCCTCAACATCGCCTCCAGCTACCTCTACCCCAGCAAGGGCACCGCCACGATCCTCGGCGACACCCTCGGCAAGGTCGACGTCTTCGAGCTGCGCCCCCGCATCGGCATGGCCGGCATCGCCATGGCCGAGAAGCTCCCGAGGCGCCAGACCGTCCTGCAGACCGTGCTGACCGCCGCGTACGGCATGACGGCCACCTGGAACGAGGACTACGAGGAGATCGACGAGCTGCGCGCCCGCGCCTTCCTCGACCGCCTCGGCATGACCGACTACGTCGACCGCAAGTTCGGCACCCTCTCCGAGGGCGAGCGCAAGCGCGCCCTCATCGCCCGCGCCCTGATGGCCGACCCCGAGCTGCTGCTCCTCGACGAGCCCGCCGCCGGCCTCGACCTCGGTGGCCGCGAGGACCTCGTACGCCGTCTCGGCCGCCTCGCCCGCGACCCGATCGCCCCCTCCATGATCATGGTCACGCACCATGTCGAGGAGATCCCGCCGGGCTTCACCCACGTCCTGATGATCCGTCAGGGCAAGGTCCTCGCCGCGGGCCCGCTGGAGCTGGAGCTCACCTCCCGCAACCTCTCCCTCTGCTTCGGCCTCCCGCTCGTCGTCGACCAGCTCGGCGAGCGCTGGACCGCCCACGGTCTGCCGCTCACCTGA
- a CDS encoding NfeD family protein has protein sequence MDSIDAWVWWLIGAAGLGIALVVTAMPELGMLALGAVAGAVTAGLGGGVVLQVLVFAVVSVALIAVVRPIAARHRSQRPQLATGIDALKGKQAVVLERVDGMGGRIKLAGEIWSARALDTGQAYEVGQEVDVVEIEGATAIVM, from the coding sequence GTGGACAGCATCGACGCATGGGTGTGGTGGCTGATCGGCGCGGCCGGGCTCGGGATCGCCCTCGTCGTGACCGCGATGCCCGAGTTGGGCATGCTCGCCCTGGGCGCGGTCGCCGGCGCCGTGACCGCGGGACTGGGCGGAGGTGTCGTACTCCAGGTCCTCGTCTTCGCGGTCGTCTCGGTCGCGCTCATCGCCGTCGTACGGCCCATCGCGGCCAGGCACCGGTCCCAGCGACCCCAACTCGCGACCGGTATCGACGCGTTGAAGGGCAAACAGGCCGTCGTCCTGGAACGGGTCGACGGCATGGGCGGCCGGATCAAGCTGGCCGGCGAGATCTGGTCCGCCCGCGCGCTCGACACCGGCCAGGCCTACGAGGTGGGTCAGGAAGTGGACGTCGTGGAGATCGAGGGAGCCACGGCGATCGTCATGTGA